A genomic window from Sanguibacter antarcticus includes:
- a CDS encoding dimethyl sulfoxide reductase anchor subunit family protein — protein sequence MNVHELPMIMFTTLAQMSVGAFVVLGIIQIVAARRFGSDAIDKVTDPALYAIGPAMVLGLVASMFHMNDPMHTLNVLRNVDSSWLTREILLGTGFAGLGFVFAFLQWKKLGSVRQRQALALVTAVVGLVLVGSMSMIYYSLVTVPAWHTLATPAQFFTTTFLLGALAVGAALMGAVMWRIRVASRDADGVVGAEQTVVDTTSRTVLTSSLKGIGVAAIVLLGIEFIIIALHLSELSGAGDVAGQSAAVFSGGWFVARLVLVFLGAGLLSVFLFRYASSASTARPLAILVSSSFALVLVGELIGRSLFYDSMFRIGM from the coding sequence ATGAACGTCCACGAACTGCCGATGATCATGTTCACGACCCTCGCGCAGATGAGCGTCGGCGCTTTCGTGGTCCTCGGCATCATCCAGATCGTCGCCGCGCGGCGTTTCGGGTCCGACGCGATCGACAAGGTCACCGACCCTGCGCTCTACGCGATCGGTCCGGCCATGGTCCTCGGGCTCGTGGCCTCGATGTTCCACATGAACGACCCGATGCACACGCTCAACGTGCTGCGGAACGTCGACTCGTCGTGGCTCACCCGGGAGATCCTCCTCGGCACCGGCTTCGCGGGGCTCGGCTTCGTGTTCGCGTTCCTCCAGTGGAAGAAGCTCGGCAGCGTCCGCCAGCGTCAGGCGCTCGCGCTCGTGACCGCGGTGGTGGGTCTCGTGCTCGTCGGCTCGATGTCGATGATCTACTACTCCCTCGTCACGGTCCCTGCATGGCACACCCTCGCGACCCCGGCGCAGTTCTTCACCACCACGTTCCTGCTCGGGGCGCTGGCTGTCGGTGCGGCGCTCATGGGCGCTGTCATGTGGCGGATCAGGGTCGCGTCCCGCGACGCTGACGGAGTCGTGGGTGCGGAGCAGACAGTCGTCGACACGACGTCTCGCACGGTGCTCACCTCGTCGCTCAAGGGGATCGGCGTCGCAGCGATCGTCTTGCTCGGCATCGAGTTCATCATCATCGCCCTGCACCTCTCCGAGCTGTCTGGCGCCGGTGACGTCGCCGGTCAGTCTGCGGCGGTCTTCAGCGGTGGGTGGTTCGTGGCCCGGCTCGTGCTCGTCTTCCTCGGGGCGGGCCTCCTCTCCGTGTTCTTGTTCCGGTACGCGAGCAGCGCCTCGACCGCACGCCCGCTCGCGATCCTCGTGAGCTCGTCGTTCGCGCTCGTGCTGGTCGGTGAGCTCATCGGTCGGTCTCTCTTCTACGACTCCATGTTCCGGATCGGGATGTGA
- a CDS encoding DMSO/selenate family reductase complex B subunit, protein MDKLGFSFDQTLCNGCKACSVACKDKHDLPVGVTWRRVAEYTGGTWQQDGDTVVPNVFSYFTSMSCNHCEDPICVKVCPTTAMHVGEDGIVSIDQDKCVGCRYCEWACPYSAPQFDPSSGHMTKCDMCADYRAEGEDPACVAACPSRALGWGPIDELRAEHGTLAGVEPLPDPAITRPRLVIVPHRDAQPTGQGTGAIINPEEL, encoded by the coding sequence GTGGACAAGCTCGGATTCAGCTTCGACCAGACCCTGTGCAACGGCTGCAAAGCCTGCTCGGTAGCCTGCAAGGACAAGCACGACCTGCCCGTGGGGGTCACGTGGCGACGTGTCGCCGAGTACACCGGCGGCACGTGGCAGCAGGACGGCGACACCGTCGTGCCCAACGTCTTCTCCTACTTCACCTCGATGTCCTGCAACCACTGCGAGGACCCGATCTGCGTGAAGGTCTGCCCCACCACAGCGATGCACGTCGGTGAGGACGGGATCGTCTCGATCGACCAGGACAAGTGCGTCGGCTGCCGGTACTGCGAGTGGGCCTGCCCGTACTCGGCCCCGCAGTTCGACCCGAGCAGCGGGCACATGACCAAGTGCGACATGTGCGCGGACTACCGGGCCGAGGGCGAGGACCCAGCCTGCGTGGCCGCGTGCCCGTCCCGTGCGCTCGGCTGGGGGCCGATCGACGAGCTGCGTGCAGAGCACGGCACGCTCGCCGGGGTTGAGCCGCTCCCTGACCCCGCCATCACCCGTCCGCGGCTCGTCATCGTCCCCCACCGTGACGCACAGCCGACCGGTCAGGGAACGGGCGCGATCATCAACCCTGAGGAGCTGTGA
- a CDS encoding DMSO/selenate family reductase complex A subunit — protein sequence METKDVEPTVTGGVSRRSVLKWSAAVGGGAALVGAGVYSSAALPGIGSENAVGLVPADEDAIVWSSCNVNCGSRCPLRMVVKDGQIARVLADDTGDDSIGTQQIRACVRGRSIRHRIYNPDRLKTPMRRRAGTKRGAGQWDEITWDEAYDEIATTITRLIKDHGNESIYLNYGTGTLGGTITRSWPPSDTPVARLMNCVGGYLNHYGDYSSAQIAGAAEYHYGGWIGSNSFDDAKNSQLQVMFGNNPLETRMSGGGETFVTQQTKKLHNVRTIVIDPRYSETALGIGDQWIAPRPGTDAALVAAIAHVMISEDLQDQEFLDTYCQGFDEDHMPEGIPAGNSYRSYVLGTGPDGIEKTPEWAASLTGVPASTLVQLGREIGRARPVHITQGWGPQRHANGENQARAIFTLAAMTGSVGVPGGGTGEREGSYSLPMANPFVMENPVETAISVFSWTDAIEHGAEMTALRDGVRGKDKLDTGIKMVWQYAGNALTNQHGDINRTVALLEDDSLCEMIVVIDNQMTVSARYADILLPDVSNAEQLDVVHQGSAGNMGYAIVADKAIEPLYDCKTIYEMMSEIAVRLGVEKEFTEGKTQEDWVRQVVDESREAIPDLPEFDDLRELGVWKVEGESYIGLTDFRADPVANPLATESGKIDIFSKPLWELSQTWELPEGDRITALPEQLSTWEGPEEARTNTDFPLQVIGHHFKQRTHSTYGNVDWMKEAHPQVVWINTIDAEARGVANDDLVEVFNDRGRLRLPARVTARIMPGVLSVPQGAWFKPDTDGVDMGGSVNTLTSWHASPIAKGNAQHTTLAQLKKA from the coding sequence ATGGAGACCAAGGACGTCGAACCAACAGTGACGGGCGGCGTCTCTCGACGCTCCGTCCTCAAGTGGAGCGCCGCGGTCGGAGGTGGGGCAGCCCTCGTCGGTGCAGGCGTCTACAGCAGCGCTGCGCTGCCCGGGATCGGGAGCGAGAACGCTGTCGGCCTCGTCCCTGCCGACGAGGACGCGATCGTCTGGTCCTCCTGCAACGTCAACTGCGGGTCCCGCTGCCCGTTGCGCATGGTCGTCAAGGACGGTCAGATCGCCCGCGTCCTCGCAGACGACACGGGGGACGACTCGATCGGGACGCAGCAGATCCGTGCGTGCGTCCGTGGTCGCTCGATCCGCCACCGCATCTACAACCCGGACCGGCTCAAGACCCCCATGCGCCGTCGTGCCGGCACCAAGCGCGGCGCCGGCCAGTGGGACGAGATCACCTGGGACGAGGCCTACGACGAGATCGCGACGACGATCACGCGGCTCATCAAGGACCACGGCAACGAGTCGATCTACCTCAACTACGGGACCGGGACGCTCGGTGGCACGATCACCCGCAGCTGGCCCCCGAGCGACACCCCGGTCGCCCGCCTGATGAACTGTGTCGGCGGCTACCTCAACCACTACGGGGACTACTCCTCGGCGCAGATCGCCGGCGCAGCCGAGTACCACTACGGCGGCTGGATCGGCTCGAACAGCTTCGACGACGCCAAGAACTCTCAGCTGCAGGTGATGTTCGGCAACAACCCGCTCGAGACCCGGATGAGCGGCGGCGGCGAGACCTTCGTGACGCAGCAGACCAAGAAGCTGCACAACGTGCGCACGATCGTCATCGACCCGCGGTACTCCGAGACCGCGCTCGGCATCGGTGACCAGTGGATCGCCCCGCGACCGGGGACCGACGCCGCTCTCGTGGCCGCGATCGCGCACGTGATGATCTCCGAGGACCTCCAGGACCAAGAGTTCCTCGACACGTACTGCCAGGGCTTCGACGAGGACCACATGCCTGAGGGGATCCCCGCCGGCAACTCGTACCGCAGCTACGTCCTCGGCACCGGCCCCGACGGGATCGAGAAGACCCCGGAGTGGGCAGCGTCTCTCACCGGCGTCCCGGCGAGCACGCTCGTCCAGCTCGGCCGCGAGATCGGTCGTGCACGCCCGGTGCACATCACCCAGGGGTGGGGACCGCAGCGGCACGCCAACGGCGAGAACCAGGCACGTGCGATCTTCACGCTGGCCGCCATGACCGGGTCCGTCGGTGTCCCGGGCGGCGGGACCGGCGAGCGCGAGGGCAGCTACAGCCTGCCGATGGCGAACCCGTTCGTCATGGAGAACCCGGTCGAGACCGCGATCTCCGTGTTCTCCTGGACCGACGCCATCGAGCACGGTGCAGAGATGACGGCGCTCCGGGACGGTGTGCGCGGCAAGGACAAGCTCGACACCGGCATCAAGATGGTCTGGCAGTACGCGGGCAACGCGCTGACCAACCAGCACGGTGACATCAACCGCACGGTCGCCCTCCTGGAAGACGACTCGCTGTGCGAGATGATCGTCGTGATCGACAACCAGATGACCGTCTCGGCGCGGTACGCGGACATCCTCCTGCCGGACGTGTCCAACGCGGAACAGCTCGACGTGGTGCACCAGGGCAGCGCTGGCAACATGGGCTACGCGATCGTGGCCGACAAGGCGATCGAGCCGCTCTACGACTGCAAGACCATCTACGAGATGATGAGCGAGATCGCTGTCCGTCTCGGGGTCGAGAAGGAGTTCACCGAGGGCAAGACGCAGGAAGACTGGGTCCGCCAGGTCGTCGACGAGAGCCGTGAGGCGATCCCCGACCTGCCCGAGTTCGACGACCTCCGTGAGCTGGGCGTCTGGAAGGTCGAGGGCGAGAGCTACATCGGTCTGACCGACTTCCGTGCCGATCCCGTCGCCAACCCGCTCGCGACGGAGTCCGGGAAGATCGACATCTTCTCCAAGCCGCTGTGGGAGCTCTCCCAGACGTGGGAGCTGCCAGAAGGCGACAGGATCACCGCGCTCCCGGAGCAGCTGAGCACCTGGGAAGGCCCAGAGGAAGCACGCACCAACACGGACTTCCCGCTGCAGGTGATCGGCCACCACTTCAAGCAGCGCACCCACTCGACCTACGGCAACGTCGACTGGATGAAGGAAGCGCACCCGCAGGTGGTGTGGATCAACACGATCGACGCCGAGGCCCGCGGCGTCGCCAACGACGATCTGGTCGAGGTCTTCAACGACCGTGGCCGCCTTCGTCTTCCCGCACGCGTGACCGCGCGCATCATGCCCGGCGTCCTCTCCGTGCCCCAAGGGGCATGGTTCAAGCCTGACACCGACGGTGTCGACATGGGTGGGTCGGTCAACACCCTCACGAGCTGGCACGCGTCGCCCATCGCGAAGGGCAACGCCCAGCACACGACACTCGCCCAGCTGAAAAAAGCCTGA
- a CDS encoding DUF6457 domain-containing protein codes for MTSSETPAAPTSRTLPPEALDEWLAALAAELGVDPSLVPTATILDVARDVAHDVARPAAPLSTYLVGLAAAQRAADGEDLAAAVRDAAEQTSALAGRWADRGQE; via the coding sequence ATGACGAGCTCCGAGACCCCTGCAGCACCCACGAGCCGCACGCTGCCTCCGGAGGCTCTCGACGAGTGGCTCGCTGCCCTGGCTGCTGAGCTCGGTGTCGATCCCTCGCTCGTGCCGACCGCGACGATCCTCGACGTGGCGCGGGACGTGGCCCACGACGTGGCGCGCCCGGCAGCCCCGCTGAGCACCTACCTCGTCGGGCTCGCTGCGGCTCAGCGTGCTGCTGACGGTGAGGACCTCGCCGCGGCGGTGCGTGACGCAGCAGAGCAGACGAGCGCCCTGGCGGGTCGCTGGGCGGACCGCGGCCAGGAATGA
- a CDS encoding creatininase family protein, with protein sequence MAELSPPKAPSFIDLTFEEVAALPTDTVAVLPLGAIEQHGAHLPVSTDYLVATSVAEAAVATVAAAGSASVVLLPGLAYTKSDEHHWAPGTIWLSWETLMNTLIDIGRSLANTPVKRIMFINGHGGNSALGQVACRELHRRFGLMTFFAHPSFPKDQGGVDGVDTENGFGVHGGHSETSMVLHLRPDLVHMDRATRQVPDAMAEYKYIGFGKPVSFGWTSDDFGPGGVIGDPTGATADIGKILVEGAVERCAAAITEASHFTIG encoded by the coding sequence ATGGCCGAGCTGAGCCCCCCCAAGGCGCCGAGCTTCATCGACCTGACGTTCGAAGAGGTCGCCGCGCTGCCCACGGATACCGTGGCGGTCTTGCCGCTCGGTGCGATCGAGCAGCACGGTGCACACCTGCCCGTCTCGACCGACTACCTCGTCGCGACGAGCGTCGCGGAGGCCGCGGTCGCGACGGTCGCGGCGGCGGGGTCGGCGAGCGTCGTCCTCCTGCCAGGTCTCGCGTACACGAAGTCTGACGAGCACCACTGGGCGCCGGGAACCATCTGGTTGTCGTGGGAGACGCTCATGAACACGCTCATCGACATCGGCCGTTCGCTCGCGAACACCCCGGTGAAGCGGATCATGTTCATCAACGGCCACGGCGGCAACTCGGCTCTCGGCCAGGTGGCGTGCCGCGAGCTGCACCGCCGCTTCGGCCTCATGACGTTCTTCGCGCACCCGTCCTTCCCCAAGGACCAGGGTGGTGTGGACGGCGTGGACACCGAGAACGGTTTCGGGGTCCACGGTGGTCACAGCGAGACGTCCATGGTGCTCCACCTGCGCCCGGACCTCGTCCACATGGACAGGGCTACCCGTCAGGTGCCCGACGCCATGGCGGAGTACAAGTACATCGGCTTCGGCAAGCCGGTGAGCTTCGGCTGGACGTCTGACGACTTCGGTCCGGGAGGCGTCATCGGCGACCCGACGGGGGCGACAGCCGACATCGGCAAGATCCTCGTCGAAGGCGCGGTCGAGCGGTGCGCCGCCGCGATCACGGAGGCGAGCCACTTCACCATCGGGTGA
- a CDS encoding FAD-binding oxidoreductase, with protein MTLTPESAAAFAELVTNELGEGIASTDPDLILKCSSDWSRMSPILQEKLPPGRFPADLVVRPTSAEQVPAFLKLAFEHDVPVVPRGAGTGNYGQATPFTGGAVLDLRGLDAIVEVGDGYVVAQAGAKLTAVDDAVRASGQDLWMFPSTKGSTVGGFVAGGSAGAGTIEFGTTADGFVAAMTIAPCDGSGETFHVEGEATIPYVHTYGVTGVATEITLRCSPARDWVAMYASFTDYDKALAVHRALPGLSVLPRLASLDEPGLVATLPAALPLDATKTSLRIILEASTVEEAADLVVEGSGEVVAVFEDYAECDRLSSMSYNHPVYFLQKSGRNCFHVEVGGLPLWDSPESVRTVYPGSMIHMELRVEAPMAMYVADYESEAQVLAGFPKLEELGIGFHSPHQWAVDRHVAEAIATVPTTDPKGLLNQGKLDRDAVVPPQADTRNEVLIARTTVLSS; from the coding sequence ATGACTCTCACCCCTGAGAGTGCGGCAGCCTTCGCCGAGCTCGTCACGAACGAGCTCGGCGAAGGGATCGCCAGCACCGACCCGGACCTCATCCTCAAGTGCTCGTCCGACTGGTCCCGGATGTCTCCGATCCTCCAGGAGAAGCTTCCGCCCGGCCGGTTCCCCGCGGACCTCGTGGTGCGCCCCACGTCGGCCGAGCAGGTGCCCGCGTTCCTCAAGCTGGCGTTCGAGCACGACGTCCCGGTGGTCCCGCGAGGCGCGGGGACCGGGAACTACGGGCAGGCGACGCCTTTCACGGGTGGTGCAGTCCTCGATCTGCGTGGCCTCGACGCGATCGTCGAGGTGGGCGACGGCTATGTCGTCGCCCAGGCGGGTGCCAAGCTCACCGCTGTCGACGACGCTGTCCGCGCGAGCGGTCAGGACCTGTGGATGTTCCCGTCCACGAAGGGCTCGACGGTGGGCGGGTTCGTCGCCGGCGGGAGCGCCGGCGCCGGCACCATCGAGTTCGGCACGACGGCCGACGGTTTCGTGGCCGCCATGACGATCGCACCCTGCGACGGGAGCGGTGAGACGTTTCACGTCGAGGGCGAGGCCACGATCCCGTACGTCCACACGTACGGCGTCACGGGCGTCGCCACGGAGATCACGCTCCGCTGCAGCCCGGCACGGGACTGGGTCGCGATGTACGCGTCTTTCACGGACTACGACAAGGCGCTCGCGGTGCACCGTGCACTGCCTGGCCTGTCCGTGCTGCCACGGCTCGCGTCCCTCGACGAGCCTGGCCTCGTGGCGACGCTCCCGGCGGCGCTCCCGCTCGATGCGACGAAGACGAGCCTGCGCATCATCCTCGAGGCGTCCACCGTCGAGGAGGCCGCCGACCTCGTCGTCGAGGGCAGCGGTGAGGTCGTCGCGGTCTTCGAGGACTATGCGGAGTGCGACCGTCTCTCGTCGATGTCCTACAACCACCCGGTGTACTTCCTCCAGAAGTCTGGCCGGAACTGCTTCCACGTGGAGGTCGGCGGGCTGCCGCTCTGGGACTCGCCGGAGAGCGTCCGCACGGTGTACCCCGGGTCGATGATCCACATGGAGCTGCGCGTCGAGGCTCCGATGGCCATGTACGTGGCGGACTACGAGTCCGAGGCCCAGGTGCTCGCCGGGTTCCCAAAGCTCGAGGAGCTCGGTATCGGCTTCCACAGCCCGCACCAGTGGGCGGTCGACCGGCACGTCGCCGAAGCGATCGCCACCGTTCCCACGACCGACCCCAAGGGCTTGCTCAACCAGGGCAAGCTCGACCGCGACGCTGTCGTGCCTCCTCAGGCCGACACGAGGAACGAGGTGCTCATTGCCCGCACAACCGTTCTCAGCTCCTAG
- a CDS encoding ABC transporter permease, with amino-acid sequence MSTPTTTPTLRDASSTAPEAEGVAPEGTTSEAGAPEAPAAEATVSETTTSETTTSDATAADTTSSWVQRTSALRPRALRLLRRPAGSTRPSLLARIVSSVWPLVAAAAGAIGFWYLVSYVVLPEGRRFLLPPPHQVFTESVLDWSKVQPMLDALTLTAQVALTGLGIAVVLGITQAVVMSQAGWVEKFLYPYAVVLQTIPVLALVPLIGLWFGFGFTSRVIVCVIIALFPMISNTLFGLQSADAAAHDLFTLNKATRAQRLWKLQMPAAVPSIFAGLKISAGLAVIGAIVGDMFFRQGAPGIGSLLDVYRARVESENLLTAIGIASLFGVAVFAFFTVIDKAVMARWYGVRR; translated from the coding sequence ATGAGCACCCCGACCACCACCCCCACCCTGCGCGACGCGTCCTCGACGGCCCCAGAGGCCGAGGGCGTCGCACCTGAGGGCACGACGTCCGAGGCTGGCGCACCTGAGGCTCCCGCAGCGGAGGCGACAGTCTCAGAGACCACCACCTCAGAGACCACGACCTCTGACGCCACCGCTGCTGACACCACCTCGTCCTGGGTGCAGCGCACGAGCGCGCTGCGTCCCCGTGCGCTGCGTCTCCTCCGTCGTCCTGCCGGCTCGACGCGCCCGAGCCTGCTCGCCCGCATCGTCTCCTCGGTGTGGCCGCTCGTCGCCGCAGCGGCCGGGGCGATCGGCTTCTGGTACCTCGTCTCCTACGTCGTGCTGCCGGAAGGCCGCCGATTCCTCCTGCCGCCGCCGCACCAGGTCTTCACCGAGTCGGTGCTCGACTGGAGCAAGGTCCAGCCGATGCTCGACGCGCTCACGCTCACCGCTCAGGTGGCGCTCACCGGTCTCGGGATCGCGGTCGTCCTCGGCATCACGCAGGCCGTCGTCATGAGCCAGGCGGGCTGGGTCGAGAAGTTCCTCTACCCGTACGCGGTCGTCCTGCAGACGATCCCGGTCCTCGCCCTCGTGCCGCTCATCGGTCTGTGGTTCGGCTTCGGGTTCACGTCCCGGGTCATCGTCTGCGTGATCATCGCGCTCTTCCCGATGATCTCGAACACGCTGTTCGGCCTGCAGTCCGCCGACGCTGCGGCGCACGACCTCTTCACGCTCAACAAGGCCACCCGGGCCCAACGGCTCTGGAAGCTGCAGATGCCCGCAGCCGTCCCGTCGATCTTCGCCGGGCTCAAGATCTCTGCCGGCCTCGCGGTCATCGGTGCGATCGTCGGCGACATGTTCTTCCGGCAGGGCGCCCCCGGCATCGGGAGCCTGCTCGACGTCTACCGGGCGCGGGTCGAGTCGGAGAACCTGCTCACCGCCATCGGCATCGCCAGCCTCTTCGGGGTCGCCGTCTTCGCGTTCTTCACCGTGATCGACAAGGCCGTCATGGCCCGCTGGTACGGCGTCCGCCGCTGA